The genomic stretch TTCACCGTGTCGATACGGATGTCCTCGAACACGGCATCGAGCTGGGCCGTCACGAAGGCCGCTCCGAGCGCATGCACAGCGCTCACGCCACGCGTGTTCTGCGCGGTCAGCGCGGTGATTGCGCTGGTGCCGTAGGCACCCAACGCAGAGAAAGTCTTCAGATCGGCCTGGATACCGGCACCGCCGCTAGAATCGGAGCCGGCAATGGTCAAGGCGTACGGGATCGGGGAAAGGGTCATCGCGTCGGGGCCGACATGTGGCCGAAGGAGCGGCGGCCTCGGCGCGCTGCGGCGTTGTTGCATAAATCGAGTGTGAGGATGCAATAGCATCGACGGGCATAATTTTTAGGCCATACGAACGAATTGCGGACGAGCGAGGTCCGCCATACGGTTGATGACGCCGACGCGAATGGAGACCTCGGTCGCCTGCGAGGCGATGTGACGCGCCCAGAGACAGTTGCCGGTGAGGGTCTTGAACCGATAGATCGCATTCTCGGCAAGCGATCGGCGGTGGTAGCCACTGTCTTGCTTCCATTCTCGACGACCGTCACGGGCAATTGCATCAACCGCGCCATTACGCCACGCCGCACCGGGCATATCCGCTGGCCAATGAGCGGCACCCTCGCGTGGCGGAATCGAAGGAATAGCACTGCGTGCAGCAATGGCCGCATGGCATGGCTTGGTGTCGTAGGCACCATCACCGCCGATGACATCGATTTGTTCTTCGCGTGGAATCTGGTCGAGCAACTTGGCCAGAGCGTCACCGTCAGCCACATTCTGATTCGTCATTAGCGCGGCATGCACTTGACCCGTATTCGCGTTGAGCGCGAGATGGACTTTACGCCACGTGCGCCGCTTCGAGTAGCCGTGCTGGCGCACCTTCCATTCACCTTCTCCATAGACCTTCAGACCGGTGCTGTCGACAACCAGATAGATCGGTTCATTGTCACGAAGGATCGGCAGTTCGACATCAAGCGTTTTTGCCCGGCGACAGAGCGTGGTGTAATTCGGCACCGGCAAGCTCGGGAAGGCCAAATCGCGCAGACTTTAGGTGAAACCTTGCAGGGTGCGCAACGTTAGTCGATAGACGGTCTTCACGCCAAGTAATGTCTGAATCAGCGTATCGCCGTATAGTATAGACACGGGCGACCACGTGTGGGTATGGCATCGGGTATTCTGGCAAGGACGGTTTCATCTATCCATATTGTTACGTTCCCCCGGTTGATCCGGCCTTCATTATAGGCCGCCCAATTCCTGACACGGTAGCGTGCCTTCGGCTCACCTTTCTTGTGTATGTCCTTGCGCATTTTCTTGGCAAAAATTAGGCAGTTACTCTGGAATCTGACTTGATAGGAGGCTGGCCCCGCGACCGTTGCGCGTAAACGTCAACGGATCGCGCTCGATTTATGCAACAACGCCGCGCGCTGCGTAGGCCGCCGCGCAAGGCGGCGCGTTTGGTAATTTAGTGCCGGTTTTCGCCGATCAGCGCGACCGAGTCGAACTGACGCTGGTTGGCAAGATGGCGTCGCATCACCAGCCACATGGTCAGGCAGACGAAAGTGCCGAACAGAACGATCACCACGCCGACTGGAACGTCGAGCCAGACCAGCACGGAGTACAGGCAGAGCATCACCAGCACCGAAAGGTTTTCGTTGAAGTTCTGCACCGCGATCGAGTGGCCAGCCGACATCAGTACATGGCCTCGGTGCTGGAGCAGGGCATTCATGGGCACCACGAAGAAGCCCGACAGCGCACCGACCAGCATCAGGAATAGGTAGGTGACCACCAGATAGCCGGGCACATACATGCGCCCGACATGCAGCACCCAGTGATGGGGCAGCAGGTCGCGCGTGTAAAAGGCCATCGTCATTACGGCCACGCCCATCATGATTCCGACCGGAAGCACCTTCAGCGATTTCTTGAGCGGGATCTTACTAGCCGCGGCCATGGCACCGCCGGCCACACCGAGCGCTACCACCGCCTGTAGTATCGCGCCCTCGGACAGCGACATGCCCAAAGAAACCTTGGCCCATTTGAGCACGATAAACTGTAGGGTCGCACCTGCACCCCAGAACAGCGTGGTGACAGCCAGCGAAATCTGGCCAAGTTTGTCGCGCCAGAGCACCACAAAGCAGTCAGAAAAATCCTTGACCAGACGCCAGGGGCCATGCTGCTGCTGCGGGTAGCGGGTACCGGTATCGGGGATGCGCAGGTTGAACAGCGCGGCAACCACGTAGATCGCCATGATCACCAGCATCGCCGCTTCGGCTGGGGTGTTGATGGCCACCGGACTGTAGGCGATCACGTGGGCAGCGATGTGCGGGCTAATCAGCGCGCCACCTAGCACGGTACCGAGGATAATTGAGCTGACCGTGGTGCCCTCGATCCAGCCGTTGGCGGCCACGAGTCGGTCAGGCGGCAACAACTCGGTGAGGATGCCATATTTGGCGGGGGAATAGGCGGCGGCACCGAAGCCGACGATGCCGTAGGCGATCAGCGGATGCGCGCCGAACAGCATGATCAGGCAACCGATCACTTTGATCGAGTTGGTGATGAACATCACGCGTCCCTTGGGTTGAGAATCAGCGAACGCACCGACGAAGACAGCCAGTATCACGTAGGACAAGACGAAGAACAGCTTGAGCAGCGGAATCATCCAGTTCGGCGCGTGTAGATCTGTCAGCAGGGCGATGGCAGCGATGAGCAGCGCGCTGTCGGCCAGCGAAGAAAAAAACTGCGCAGCTATCATCGAGTAAAAACCTTTTTTCATCTGAAGCGATGCTTTTCTCACTGCGCCTCGACCGCAGGGCCCGTGCAATCGGGGCGGCCTCAAATCTAAAAGTGCCACACCTTTGCCAACCGGTAAATTGCATGAATGGCAAAGAACATGTACCAAAAACTCTAACCCGCAGAATGTATAAGAAGCGATTTCTGTGGAAACGAAAAGTTGAGCTTGCTGGCGATCACCCACAAGCTCAATTCGCGCGCCTCAGACGTTGAGTCGAGAACTGGACCGCAACACGGAGACCAATGGGCTATTGATCCGTAATTCGTTGTCTTGGAATTAGCAAATAGTTCCCATGTGAGGGGCATCGAAAAACGAGACATACTGGAAGATTTTCAAATTTTAAGATCACAAATTTCGTATCAATACCGACTTACTCAACACTCGACCGCGCGCTGGACTGCACTGGAACACCTCTGGCAAATCCTGACTCAGGTCCTGGCTAACCCCACCGAGCGAGCCCAGCACTCCATTAATCAATGGGGGTGTGCAGTGTGCTGCACTTTACTCTCGACGCATAGAAATTTCAAAGTTTCGGAGTCGTCTGTTTGGCGCGTTATATGTGGCGTGCGATCGGCTGAGCGACCAGGCGCTTGCTAAGCATGCTGACTATCGAGAATCGGATATGTTTGCACTCAAATCGGCGTTGTTGCACAAATCAAGTGTGATGGCGCAATG from Burkholderia sp. encodes the following:
- the lplT gene encoding lysophospholipid transporter LplT, producing the protein MKKGFYSMIAAQFFSSLADSALLIAAIALLTDLHAPNWMIPLLKLFFVLSYVILAVFVGAFADSQPKGRVMFITNSIKVIGCLIMLFGAHPLIAYGIVGFGAAAYSPAKYGILTELLPPDRLVAANGWIEGTTVSSIILGTVLGGALISPHIAAHVIAYSPVAINTPAEAAMLVIMAIYVVAALFNLRIPDTGTRYPQQQHGPWRLVKDFSDCFVVLWRDKLGQISLAVTTLFWGAGATLQFIVLKWAKVSLGMSLSEGAILQAVVALGVAGGAMAAASKIPLKKSLKVLPVGIMMGVAVMTMAFYTRDLLPHHWVLHVGRMYVPGYLVVTYLFLMLVGALSGFFVVPMNALLQHRGHVLMSAGHSIAVQNFNENLSVLVMLCLYSVLVWLDVPVGVVIVLFGTFVCLTMWLVMRRHLANQRQFDSVALIGENRH